From the Hyphomicrobium sp. ghe19 genome, one window contains:
- a CDS encoding NAD(P)-dependent methylenetetrahydromethanopterin dehydrogenase, which produces MSDATPILHMLAPQKHMSPFDVNMAADAGYKVIVPYINVELGEVTGLIQDAIFSRPPNYGVRTGFFMGGKDAILALDMLDAAKKAMVPPFECSVFADPAGSFTTAAAMVACVEKLLKDKFNRDWKGVKVAVFGATGVVGFASSIISALEGADVQLVAHRGVERVIKSAEISKARFGVDLKAVPGETDAQKAEIIANADVIFAAAAAGVQVVSKEHKQLAKNLKVIADVNAVPPAGVEGMELFMNGEKLPGCDALGVGPLAIGDIKYKCESGLFKQMIDSDKPLVLDFRDAYTFAKKLVGLA; this is translated from the coding sequence ATGAGCGACGCCACACCTATTCTGCATATGCTCGCGCCGCAGAAGCACATGAGCCCCTTCGACGTGAACATGGCGGCCGACGCTGGCTACAAGGTGATCGTTCCCTACATCAACGTTGAATTGGGCGAAGTAACTGGCCTGATCCAGGACGCGATTTTCTCGCGCCCCCCGAATTACGGCGTGCGCACCGGATTCTTCATGGGCGGCAAGGATGCGATCCTCGCGCTCGACATGCTCGACGCAGCGAAGAAGGCGATGGTTCCGCCGTTCGAATGCTCGGTTTTCGCCGACCCGGCAGGCTCGTTCACGACCGCGGCCGCGATGGTCGCTTGCGTCGAGAAGCTCCTGAAGGACAAGTTCAATAGGGACTGGAAGGGCGTCAAGGTTGCGGTCTTCGGCGCAACCGGCGTTGTCGGATTTGCTTCGTCCATCATCTCCGCCCTTGAAGGCGCCGACGTCCAGCTCGTCGCCCACCGCGGCGTCGAGCGCGTCATCAAGAGCGCCGAGATTTCGAAGGCCCGCTTCGGCGTCGACCTGAAGGCCGTCCCCGGCGAAACCGACGCGCAAAAGGCTGAGATCATCGCCAATGCCGATGTGATCTTCGCAGCAGCTGCAGCCGGCGTTCAGGTCGTATCCAAGGAGCACAAGCAGCTCGCCAAGAACCTGAAGGTCATCGCCGACGTCAACGCCGTGCCGCCCGCAGGCGTCGAAGGCATGGAGCTTTTCATGAACGGCGAGAAGCTCCCCGGTTGCGACGCGCTCGGCGTCGGCCCGCTCGCGATCGGCGACATCAAGTACAAATGCGAATCGGGCCTGTTCAAGCAGATGATCGATTCCGACAAGCCGCTCGTGCTCGACTTCCGCGATGCCTACACCTTCGCGAAGAAGCTCGTCGGACTGGCTTGA
- a CDS encoding beta-ribofuranosylaminobenzene 5'-phosphate synthase family protein, with protein sequence MRPFPATSAAIRVTAPARLHLGFLDLNGGLGRRYGSIGLSIDRPSTQLTLTKAGHHSATGPESQRAVALLRKFAGEDSDKNQDNGYAITVSEAIPAHAGLGSGTQLALAVGAAVARMEGRELSAADLAALGDRGARSGIGLEAFRSGGFIIDGGKGKEDRPPPLTLRSDFPAEWRVMLILDPRDAGVSGEAETTAFAGLPPFSEASAAHICRLVLMKLVPGLKEEDLGAFGSALTEIQEIVGGHFATKQGGSPWTSEAVGHLAARMGELGATGIGQSSWGPTGFAFVESQKAAERLYHSLYEDAKGLGLEIQIAQGRNSGAIIETLRNSQRTEQ encoded by the coding sequence GTGAGGCCTTTTCCGGCAACCTCTGCCGCGATCCGCGTCACGGCTCCCGCGCGACTGCACCTTGGCTTCCTCGATTTGAACGGGGGACTAGGCCGGCGCTACGGAAGCATTGGCTTGAGCATCGACCGACCGAGCACCCAGCTCACGCTAACGAAAGCCGGTCACCATTCGGCCACCGGCCCCGAAAGCCAGCGAGCCGTTGCCCTTCTCCGTAAATTCGCCGGTGAGGACTCGGATAAGAACCAGGACAACGGCTACGCCATAACTGTTTCAGAAGCCATCCCCGCACATGCGGGCCTCGGATCGGGAACGCAACTCGCCCTCGCTGTCGGCGCGGCAGTGGCGCGGATGGAGGGGCGCGAACTTTCAGCGGCAGACCTCGCGGCCCTGGGCGATCGCGGAGCACGTTCCGGTATCGGGCTCGAGGCATTCCGGTCAGGCGGCTTCATCATCGACGGCGGCAAAGGCAAAGAAGACAGGCCCCCGCCCCTGACGCTGCGTTCCGACTTCCCGGCGGAATGGCGGGTGATGCTCATCCTGGACCCACGCGATGCAGGCGTCTCCGGGGAAGCCGAGACCACGGCATTTGCCGGGCTCCCCCCCTTTTCCGAAGCGAGCGCGGCGCACATCTGCCGTTTGGTCCTGATGAAACTTGTGCCCGGGTTGAAAGAGGAAGACCTCGGCGCGTTCGGCTCGGCGCTGACGGAAATTCAGGAAATCGTCGGCGGCCATTTCGCGACGAAACAGGGCGGTAGCCCATGGACAAGTGAAGCTGTCGGACATCTCGCAGCGCGAATGGGAGAACTGGGTGCAACCGGCATCGGACAAAGCTCCTGGGGTCCGACCGGGTTCGCCTTCGTCGAGAGCCAGAAAGCGGCAGAACGCCTCTATCATTCTTTATACGAAGACGCTAAAGGCCTCGGGCTCGAAATCCAAATTGCACAAGGCCGCAATTCCGGCGCCATCATAGAAACGCTGCGAAATTCCCAACGTACGGAGCAATAA
- a CDS encoding 4a-hydroxytetrahydrobiopterin dehydratase: MSAEREKPMADADVNAWLAANLPTWKLENGWIRRTYKTASWKGTLMVVNTVGHLAEAAWHHPDMTLSYAWVEVRLMNHAAKGITSKDLELAKKIEDVVHWQPGKEGKGLEGTPQGDMRFAYIKYD, encoded by the coding sequence ATGAGTGCAGAACGCGAAAAACCGATGGCCGATGCCGATGTCAATGCTTGGCTGGCCGCCAACCTTCCGACCTGGAAGCTCGAGAACGGCTGGATACGCCGCACATACAAGACAGCGAGCTGGAAGGGCACGCTCATGGTCGTCAACACCGTCGGCCATCTCGCCGAAGCGGCGTGGCATCACCCGGATATGACGCTGTCCTATGCTTGGGTCGAGGTTCGTCTGATGAACCATGCGGCCAAGGGCATCACCTCGAAGGATCTCGAGCTCGCCAAAAAGATCGAGGATGTCGTGCACTGGCAGCCGGGCAAAGAAGGCAAAGGCCTCGAAGGCACGCCCCAGGGCGACATGCGGTTCGCGTACATCAAGTACGACTGA
- the folK gene encoding 2-amino-4-hydroxy-6-hydroxymethyldihydropteridine diphosphokinase, which yields MTNAERPQAELRGSSGASDAVLALGTNLGNRIENIEEAIRRLTADGSIRLVSRSKLYRSAPWGVTDQDWFINACIAIQTTLSPHELLKRCQAVENDMGRVRTIRWGPRVIDVDILTFKDLAIADPDLAVPHPLIAERAFVLVPLKDVAPELRLNGRSIDAMLEKLDASEVEAVQP from the coding sequence ATGACGAACGCCGAGCGTCCGCAAGCGGAGCTGCGAGGGTCTTCCGGCGCGTCCGATGCCGTTTTGGCGCTCGGTACGAACCTCGGCAATCGCATTGAAAATATCGAGGAAGCGATCCGCCGGCTCACGGCCGACGGATCAATCCGGCTTGTCTCGCGATCGAAGCTTTATCGATCGGCTCCGTGGGGCGTCACGGATCAGGATTGGTTCATCAATGCGTGCATTGCAATCCAAACGACCCTGTCGCCGCATGAGCTGCTCAAGCGCTGCCAAGCGGTCGAAAACGATATGGGACGCGTGCGCACCATCCGATGGGGACCGCGCGTCATCGACGTCGATATCCTGACATTCAAGGACCTTGCCATAGCGGACCCGGACCTTGCCGTTCCGCATCCGCTCATCGCCGAGCGCGCGTTCGTGCTGGTGCCGCTCAAGGATGTCGCGCCGGAGCTGAGGCTCAACGGCCGGTCGATCGATGCGATGCTGGAGAAGCTCGACGCAAGCGAAGTCGAAGCGGTTCAGCCGTGA
- a CDS encoding cytochrome c family protein produces the protein MRKWVLAIAMIAAVPTAAMSADADAGKTVFNKCKACHQVDKNGVGPHLGSVVGRAAGSLPDYNYSDALKKSGITWDEAALDKWLQGPAKDVPGTKMIFAGIKDEGDRANLIEYLKTLK, from the coding sequence ATGCGCAAGTGGGTTCTGGCGATTGCAATGATCGCAGCAGTACCGACCGCTGCCATGTCCGCCGATGCGGATGCCGGCAAGACGGTCTTCAATAAGTGCAAGGCCTGCCACCAGGTCGACAAGAACGGCGTCGGCCCGCACCTCGGCAGCGTCGTCGGCCGTGCTGCTGGAAGCCTGCCGGACTACAACTATTCGGATGCGCTGAAGAAGTCCGGGATCACCTGGGATGAAGCCGCGCTCGACAAGTGGCTGCAGGGTCCCGCCAAGGACGTCCCCGGCACCAAGATGATCTTCGCCGGCATCAAGGATGAAGGCGACCGCGCCAACCTCATCGAATATCTCAAGACGCTGAAGTAA
- the pqqE gene encoding pyrroloquinoline quinone biosynthesis protein PqqE translates to MNEVAPMEQFSEKPLVEACARAPVGLLAELTHRCPLQCPYCSNPLELDRVNSELTTAEWQDVMRQAADLGILQIHLSGGEPTVRKDLEDIVEVAAKAGLYTNLITAGVTLTRDRLKRLKELGLDHVQLSIQDVDEANAEKISAYKNGLAKKREVGKWVREFEMPLTINAPIHRHNIENLPNIINFAVEMGAGRIEVANIQYYAWALKNRASLMPTRAQVLKSAEIVEEAKERLKGIMVFDFVVPDYYAKTPKPCMGGWGRGVMNVTPQGRVLPCHAAESVPGLEFDNVKDRRLADIWLHGQAFEKYRGTSWMKEPCRGCPRAEIDFGGCRCQAMAFTGDPTNTDPACKLSPHHLAFVAAAEAESGVANPPPFVYRRMSPAKATAAE, encoded by the coding sequence ATGAACGAAGTAGCACCGATGGAGCAGTTCTCCGAGAAGCCCCTGGTTGAGGCTTGCGCCCGCGCGCCGGTCGGCCTGCTTGCTGAGCTGACTCACCGCTGCCCGCTGCAGTGCCCTTACTGCTCGAACCCGCTCGAACTCGACCGGGTCAACAGCGAGCTGACGACCGCCGAGTGGCAGGACGTCATGCGCCAGGCTGCCGACCTCGGCATCCTGCAAATCCATTTGTCCGGCGGCGAACCGACCGTTCGCAAGGATCTCGAAGACATCGTCGAGGTTGCAGCGAAGGCCGGTCTTTACACCAACCTCATCACCGCCGGTGTGACGCTCACCCGCGACCGCCTGAAACGTCTGAAGGAACTAGGGCTCGACCACGTCCAGCTCTCGATCCAGGACGTCGACGAAGCGAACGCCGAAAAGATTTCTGCCTACAAGAACGGCCTCGCCAAGAAGCGCGAAGTCGGCAAGTGGGTGCGCGAATTCGAAATGCCGCTCACCATCAACGCCCCGATACATCGCCACAATATCGAGAACCTGCCGAACATCATCAATTTCGCCGTCGAGATGGGCGCCGGCCGCATCGAAGTGGCAAATATCCAATACTACGCCTGGGCGTTGAAGAACCGCGCGAGCCTTATGCCGACGCGGGCGCAAGTCTTGAAGAGCGCCGAAATCGTCGAAGAAGCCAAAGAGCGCCTGAAGGGCATCATGGTTTTCGATTTCGTCGTACCGGACTACTACGCCAAGACGCCGAAGCCCTGCATGGGTGGCTGGGGCCGTGGCGTCATGAACGTGACGCCGCAGGGCCGCGTCCTCCCCTGCCATGCTGCAGAATCGGTACCGGGTCTCGAGTTCGACAACGTCAAAGACCGGCGACTGGCCGACATCTGGCTACACGGCCAGGCGTTCGAAAAATATCGCGGCACCAGCTGGATGAAGGAACCTTGCCGGGGCTGCCCGCGCGCGGAAATCGATTTTGGCGGCTGCCGCTGCCAGGCGATGGCCTTTACCGGCGATCCGACGAACACCGATCCGGCCTGCAAGCTCTCGCCTCATCACCTGGCGTTCGTTGCCGCCGCTGAGGCCGAAAGCGGCGTCGCCAATCCTCCCCCGTTCGTCTACCGCCGCATGAGCCCCGCCAAGGCGACCGCTGCCGAGTAG
- the pqqD gene encoding pyrroloquinoline quinone biosynthesis peptide chaperone PqqD, which produces MSGEAHRTRVIIVPASKPALPPHIKLRHDPGRGRWHVLAPERVFEPDPIAIEILKRCDGVNSVEQIASELAKEYNAPLQEILADTISMLQELSDKGVIRA; this is translated from the coding sequence ATGAGCGGCGAAGCACATCGCACACGTGTGATCATAGTGCCGGCTTCAAAGCCGGCGCTGCCACCCCACATTAAGTTACGGCACGATCCCGGCCGGGGTCGCTGGCACGTGCTCGCGCCTGAACGCGTCTTCGAGCCCGACCCGATCGCTATCGAAATCTTGAAGCGTTGTGATGGCGTGAACTCGGTCGAACAGATCGCGTCGGAGCTTGCGAAAGAGTACAACGCGCCACTGCAGGAAATACTCGCAGACACGATATCCATGCTCCAGGAGCTTTCGGATAAGGGCGTGATCAGAGCCTAA
- the pqqC gene encoding pyrroloquinoline-quinone synthase PqqC, which produces MNPVSLEKKNAERRENEPPMSPAEFEAAIRAVGPERYHDLHPFHHLLHGGKLNRGQVQAWALNRFCYQSAVPRKDAALISRAYDRELRREWTHRILDHDGLPPDEPGGIERWLILTDGLGLDREYVISRRGALPATIFAVEAYVTFVREQPLTIAVASSLTELFAPKIHKERIAGMLENYDFIDDKVMTYFKRRLTQAPRDADFALQYILKNAKTRDEQEACVDAVRFKCNVLWVQLDALHHAYIDGHIPPGAFRPEADR; this is translated from the coding sequence ATGAACCCTGTCAGCCTCGAAAAGAAAAACGCCGAACGCCGTGAAAACGAGCCGCCGATGTCGCCCGCGGAATTTGAAGCCGCGATCCGCGCCGTTGGACCGGAGCGCTATCACGACCTGCACCCCTTTCATCACCTGCTGCACGGGGGCAAACTCAATCGCGGCCAGGTCCAAGCCTGGGCCTTGAACCGCTTCTGCTACCAATCCGCGGTGCCACGCAAGGATGCGGCCCTCATCAGCCGCGCCTACGATCGCGAGCTGCGCCGGGAATGGACGCATCGCATTCTCGACCACGACGGCCTTCCGCCGGACGAGCCGGGCGGCATCGAGCGCTGGCTGATTTTGACGGACGGTCTCGGTCTCGATCGTGAATATGTGATCTCGCGGCGCGGCGCGCTCCCTGCCACCATTTTCGCCGTCGAGGCCTACGTCACGTTCGTCCGCGAGCAGCCGTTGACGATCGCCGTCGCATCGTCGCTGACCGAACTCTTCGCGCCGAAGATCCATAAAGAGCGGATCGCCGGCATGCTCGAGAACTACGATTTCATCGACGACAAGGTGATGACCTACTTCAAGCGCCGCCTGACCCAGGCGCCGCGCGACGCCGACTTCGCGCTGCAGTACATCCTGAAGAATGCCAAGACGCGCGACGAACAGGAAGCCTGCGTCGACGCCGTGCGTTTCAAATGTAACGTGCTTTGGGTGCAGCTCGATGCGCTCCACCATGCTTACATTGATGGACACATTCCACCCGGCGCATTCCGGCCAGAGGCTGATCGATGA
- the pqqB gene encoding pyrroloquinoline quinone biosynthesis protein PqqB, whose protein sequence is MIIKVLGSAAGGGFPQWNCNGFHSSSVRAGVAGYKARLQSSLAVSADGSNWVLLNASPDIRQQINETPELQPAKAGALRNSPIKAVVLTNADVDHITGLLSLREGQPFSIYAADRVLATLDSNSVFEVLARDKVSRNTFALDQPTRLEGAGVDTGLVVEAFAVPGKVALFLEKGDAGNNFGSRDGDTIGLKVTDAKTGKSFFYIPGVAEIDPPLADKIRGADLIFLDGTLFTDDEMLTQGLLNKTGKRMGHISVSGPEGSISALRQLNVKRRIYVHINNSNPILDENSEARKVVDAAGWEVGFDGMEVRL, encoded by the coding sequence ATGATCATCAAAGTACTCGGGTCCGCCGCTGGGGGCGGATTCCCGCAATGGAATTGCAATGGCTTTCACTCATCCAGCGTGAGGGCCGGCGTAGCGGGATATAAGGCAAGGCTGCAATCGTCTCTCGCCGTCAGTGCTGACGGCTCGAATTGGGTATTGCTCAACGCCTCGCCCGACATCCGCCAGCAGATCAACGAAACGCCGGAACTGCAGCCTGCGAAGGCGGGCGCACTGCGCAATTCGCCGATCAAGGCCGTCGTCCTGACGAACGCCGACGTCGACCACATCACCGGCCTCTTGAGCCTCCGCGAAGGCCAGCCCTTCTCGATCTACGCCGCAGACCGCGTTCTGGCGACGCTGGACTCCAATAGCGTTTTCGAAGTGCTGGCCCGGGACAAGGTTTCCCGCAACACCTTCGCGCTCGACCAGCCGACGCGCCTCGAAGGCGCCGGCGTCGACACCGGCCTCGTCGTGGAAGCCTTCGCCGTACCCGGCAAAGTCGCGCTCTTTCTGGAGAAGGGCGACGCCGGCAACAATTTCGGCAGCCGCGACGGCGACACCATCGGCCTCAAAGTCACCGATGCAAAAACCGGGAAATCGTTTTTCTACATCCCAGGCGTCGCCGAGATCGACCCGCCGCTCGCTGACAAAATCCGCGGCGCTGATTTGATTTTCTTGGACGGCACACTCTTCACTGACGATGAAATGCTGACCCAGGGCCTGCTGAACAAGACGGGCAAGCGCATGGGCCATATCTCGGTCTCCGGCCCCGAAGGGTCGATTTCGGCATTGCGACAGCTCAATGTGAAACGCCGGATCTACGTGCACATCAACAATTCCAACCCAATCCTGGACGAGAACTCAGAAGCCCGTAAAGTTGTCGACGCCGCCGGATGGGAAGTCGGCTTCGACGGCATGGAGGTCCGCTTATGA
- the pqqA gene encoding pyrroloquinoline quinone precursor peptide PqqA, which yields MKIWTKPAVREQEVGLEVTSYLPAEIDLI from the coding sequence ATGAAGATTTGGACCAAGCCCGCAGTGCGCGAGCAGGAAGTTGGCCTCGAGGTTACGAGCTACCTGCCGGCCGAGATCGACCTCATCTAA